Proteins from a genomic interval of Clostridium sp. 'deep sea':
- a CDS encoding type II CAAX endopeptidase family protein, with protein MNKKLSFSFWSAVGYTILFLLADSIASSIFYAVIGNLSISSDLKLSLGICVRAIVYGLVIMYICKISKTKLKINVLKGLNKGYILPTLLTVVALRLIANTLVQLLVIFVPMSESLNNIFNSLMFTIPCLRFIFFAVLIPILEELFFRVVLAEGLTANYSQTKTIIYSTLIFAIVHGNIYQFVSALLLGSLACYVYLKTKNILLPVLVHTVWNGFYVVLEILPIKFEINTLTDIFSAKFLIVHAFSVCLLIAGIILLKKQNQSPIKTIEM; from the coding sequence TTGAATAAAAAACTGTCATTTTCTTTTTGGTCAGCAGTAGGCTATACAATCTTATTTTTATTAGCTGATAGCATTGCAAGCTCAATATTTTATGCTGTAATAGGAAATCTTAGTATATCTAGTGACCTAAAATTGTCTTTAGGTATTTGTGTTCGGGCTATAGTTTATGGCTTAGTTATAATGTATATTTGCAAAATATCAAAAACTAAACTAAAGATAAATGTTTTAAAAGGACTAAATAAAGGCTATATTTTGCCTACCTTATTAACTGTAGTTGCTTTAAGACTTATTGCAAATACCCTAGTTCAATTATTAGTTATTTTTGTACCTATGAGCGAATCATTAAATAATATCTTTAATAGCTTAATGTTTACAATTCCCTGTTTAAGATTTATTTTTTTTGCTGTTTTAATCCCAATATTAGAAGAACTATTTTTTAGAGTAGTATTAGCAGAGGGATTAACGGCTAATTATAGCCAAACTAAAACAATTATTTACTCAACCCTAATATTTGCAATAGTTCATGGTAATATTTATCAGTTTGTTTCTGCTTTATTATTAGGTTCTTTAGCCTGTTATGTTTATTTAAAAACAAAAAATATCTTACTTCCGGTTTTAGTACATACAGTTTGGAATGGTTTTTATGTAGTTTTGGAGATTTTACCAATAAAGTTTGAGATCAATACTTTAACAGATATATTTAGTGCAAAATTCTTAATAGTTCATGCTTTTTCAGTGTGTTTATTAATAGCTGGTATTATATTACTAAAAAAGCAAAACCAAAGCCCCATAAAAACAATTGAGATGTAG
- a CDS encoding aminotransferase class V-fold PLP-dependent enzyme: protein MKHIRNYFIGVNSPIRTENNIYRERVYLNSAATGLPLRNVVNKINKLLPYYTFYETDSYAGLKLTDEYEHVRNIALDYVKANKLENTAIFVKSSTYAINLLAEIMLQNNPNSVVLSAAINGLPSYLPFKNRFQTDFIGFTATGNVNLNELEQKLISYAGKVKLVTITAASNITGITPAIYEAAKLAHKYGAKIFVDTTQYLQHKPFTIKPNSADNHIDFIAFSAHKYYSPYNSGVLIGPASYLEMFCPPNTGSYITNFVSTEKIIYKDSPFKYETGYANVLAVIAMGEALNSLNFIGLNKIMQYEKKLYDYTINKLQEIDRVFIYGLASNEVNIPIISFNVKGSNNRKVASDLGYKYGIIIGSGNLSSDIYIQYLQGLSPQEAYKLYLKAEYQSVCRVSLAFYNTKSEIDRFVEALKFIIKHSGK, encoded by the coding sequence ATGAAACACATAAGGAACTATTTTATTGGTGTTAATAGTCCTATTCGTACAGAGAATAATATCTACCGTGAGAGAGTTTATTTAAATAGTGCTGCCACAGGTCTACCTTTACGAAATGTAGTAAATAAAATAAATAAATTACTACCTTATTATACTTTTTATGAGACAGACAGTTACGCAGGTTTAAAACTAACTGATGAGTACGAACATGTCAGAAATATTGCTTTAGATTATGTTAAAGCAAATAAGCTAGAGAATACCGCAATTTTTGTAAAAAGCTCAACGTATGCTATAAATCTTTTAGCAGAAATAATGCTACAAAATAATCCAAATTCAGTTGTTTTATCGGCAGCTATAAATGGTTTGCCAAGCTATTTACCATTTAAAAATAGGTTTCAAACTGACTTTATAGGATTTACAGCCACTGGTAATGTAAATTTAAACGAGCTAGAGCAAAAGCTTATTTCATACGCTGGTAAAGTTAAGTTAGTAACAATTACAGCAGCATCGAATATAACCGGTATAACTCCTGCAATATATGAGGCGGCAAAATTAGCACATAAATATGGTGCAAAAATTTTTGTAGATACTACTCAATATTTACAACATAAACCATTTACCATAAAACCCAATTCTGCAGATAATCATATAGATTTTATTGCTTTTAGTGCTCACAAGTATTATAGCCCCTATAATAGTGGTGTACTAATAGGGCCTGCGAGTTATTTAGAGATGTTTTGTCCCCCCAATACAGGTTCCTATATAACTAATTTTGTTAGCACAGAAAAAATAATTTATAAAGATTCTCCTTTTAAGTACGAAACAGGCTATGCAAATGTCTTAGCGGTAATTGCCATGGGTGAAGCATTAAATAGCCTTAATTTTATAGGACTAAATAAAATAATGCAGTACGAAAAAAAACTATATGACTATACCATTAATAAACTACAGGAAATAGATAGAGTATTTATCTATGGTCTAGCCTCAAATGAAGTGAATATACCCATTATAAGTTTTAACGTAAAAGGCAGTAATAATCGCAAAGTAGCTTCTGATTTAGGTTATAAATATGGCATTATTATAGGCTCAGGTAATCTAAGTTCGGATATTTATATTCAATATTTACAAGGATTGAGCCCCCAAGAAGCTTACAAACTATACCTTAAAGCGGAGTATCAATCGGTATGTAGAGTAAGTTTGGCTTTTTATAATACCAAGAGTGAGATAGATCGATTTGTAGAGGCGCTAAAGTTTATAATTAAACATAGTGGAAAATAA
- a CDS encoding type II CAAX endopeptidase family protein: MIIEDRKFSLSFIKALLLCVMWVLFPVALILTLTLLTIPFIKIIPNFNILDFFSNSYLEMLISYMSVYLCILIITKNKWSRLKIRLKGNSNLFWVLGTIVFAVGLNIVVSEIDNIVQLIFPLTDIWLETFNSIGELPVITYILTVVVTAPVVEELFLRGVILRGLGNKYSKTKAIILTAFLFGLVHLNIWQFVAAFLGGLFLSWLYVNSKALLLSILAHAVHNGMSLVVDFLGIKVNGYNVLTANGSAHQPLWFTLLGFIIMAGGALLFIKAKRKNALQITTDTNSF; this comes from the coding sequence ATGATTATAGAAGATCGAAAGTTTAGCTTGTCTTTTATTAAGGCGTTATTACTCTGCGTAATGTGGGTTCTATTTCCAGTAGCACTCATTCTAACATTAACCTTATTAACAATACCATTTATAAAAATAATCCCTAATTTTAATATACTTGATTTTTTCTCTAACTCGTATTTAGAAATGCTAATAAGCTATATGTCAGTATACCTTTGCATTTTAATTATTACTAAAAACAAATGGTCGAGGTTAAAGATTAGGTTAAAAGGCAATAGTAATTTATTTTGGGTATTAGGAACTATTGTTTTTGCAGTAGGTTTAAATATAGTTGTTTCTGAAATAGATAATATTGTTCAATTGATTTTTCCATTAACAGATATCTGGCTAGAGACCTTTAATAGCATTGGTGAGTTACCTGTAATTACTTATATTTTAACAGTAGTAGTAACAGCCCCTGTCGTTGAGGAGTTATTTTTAAGGGGAGTAATTTTAAGGGGTTTAGGGAATAAGTACTCTAAAACCAAAGCTATTATCTTAACAGCATTTTTATTTGGTTTAGTTCATTTAAACATTTGGCAATTTGTTGCAGCATTTTTGGGTGGATTATTTTTATCTTGGCTTTATGTTAATTCTAAAGCTTTGTTATTATCTATCTTAGCTCACGCGGTTCATAATGGCATGAGCTTAGTGGTAGATTTTTTAGGCATTAAAGTTAATGGTTATAATGTTTTAACAGCTAATGGATCAGCTCATCAACCTTTATGGTTTACTTTATTAGGTTTTATTATTATGGCTGGTGGTGCTTTGCTTTTTATTAAAGCTAAACGAAAAAATGCTTTGCAAATTACCACCGATACAAATTCGTTTTAA
- a CDS encoding alpha/beta hydrolase, whose amino-acid sequence MERKFFYNRERKLSYLDFGGKDNNIIALHGHFACAASYAKLQQSLPNCFRFIALDQQGHGSSDFGTNYTREEYISDILALYNELNINSAIIIGFSLGAVNAYQFAAQYPHKVKALVIEDTGVIINNDISFTSLWPTEFASLELVYDFLHKQGINNYLYFTQGMQSSDTGYKFSCDINNLGISQQNLNGNWIEDWHKLSCPTLLMRGENSNVLDAKQALEITKDRDNIAYIEFANCGHYIKDDNFEEYLNSIIDFFIALNINCEN is encoded by the coding sequence ATGGAAAGAAAGTTTTTTTATAACAGAGAACGCAAATTATCTTATCTAGATTTTGGAGGAAAAGATAATAATATAATTGCCTTACATGGTCACTTTGCATGTGCTGCTTCATACGCAAAATTACAGCAAAGTTTGCCCAACTGTTTTAGGTTTATTGCCTTAGACCAACAGGGTCATGGTTCTAGTGATTTTGGAACTAACTATACACGCGAGGAATATATAAGTGATATATTAGCTTTATATAATGAATTAAATATTAATAGTGCAATTATTATTGGCTTTTCTTTGGGTGCTGTTAATGCGTATCAGTTCGCCGCCCAATACCCCCATAAAGTAAAGGCTTTGGTTATTGAAGATACAGGAGTAATTATAAATAATGATATAAGTTTCACAAGTTTATGGCCCACAGAATTTGCTTCTTTAGAGCTTGTTTACGATTTTTTACATAAACAAGGAATTAATAATTACCTGTATTTTACGCAAGGAATGCAAAGCTCCGATACAGGTTATAAGTTTAGCTGTGATATTAATAATTTAGGTATCTCTCAGCAAAATTTAAACGGTAACTGGATAGAAGATTGGCATAAGTTAAGCTGCCCAACACTCTTAATGAGGGGTGAAAATTCTAATGTTTTAGATGCTAAGCAAGCCCTTGAAATTACCAAAGATAGGGATAATATCGCCTATATTGAGTTTGCTAACTGTGGTCACTATATAAAAGATGACAATTTTGAGGAATATCTAAATAGTATTATTGATTTTTTTATTGCCTTAAATATTAACTGTGAAAACTAA
- a CDS encoding M14 family metallopeptidase has product MNSLEQLFTTNGVLIDKNEDNIAEGLKGVIYIPSKVNYQLSAFIIELSARLGYESVALDYPIVKVYGDNLPTEIKEGSIIVTSNVNLNADTALIEQRNNNVIISANSQTAWSCLRHFVCGLFPNINSKYSLIQLLQDIKSELKTTAYIESITFNAASNTISLIKLGSYLNESNDLILTVPNIIESICLNETELNLNFTLNPASQLPEEDQYNTNQIKLDNPFSNHYISKKAKTLPAKYSAPVIVLNEMPCIDETIAFANLAARFALESTELVTPLVCLKEELKMGQNVLKIKIEEGYKHAKFSIYDRTLIVEGSTKNIHQAVKEIFINYPKLSDSAIYADLTDWISKALKGESAFGEVLRILQHAKYTEDNLTAYVNIGPLDDNLKKYKKALAQEKVKLHSMREPREVMSWQCEPKWEVTRAKELLAEKLYPNLKAKDKVEIRLLVSEEKTIRDNVKHQVMADLRDLGVNISSVKVNRAYKQGMCWILEEVLPDIKQNNLHLDIAKLKIGFKPFLPCNKTEWTNEEGATPTLTPERSDDPNKYFDLPTRLLQELYPIDDILSLELALSREKIEFYALEQVEHDYKIDFYNEYNELIYTDSTDVKFNERAYLDAWPAIGKVHPNTGWVLAKVNDEIVIDERLETDLEKLWDIYQNNILHDVRQYVEIECHNDITAQKQPFFRELNLEITVSDIDYKLPIRKDLISTLDALHEDIYFVGLDFFRTLGLRSSGQKISEPGLILPKINKVLGQGPKLKATLFAEKQKKACVFTDNQHLELVKTKNIDLALQSIEYTTEGINLEYDVDGNIAVLENILDNWLYLAQPGDPLIPVELANKLNYVRINYRNDDFMNKQWSLCLANLNLTKHKPLEIENINIPLQEVIGVEQNNRILSELERVPDLTVYEISKSYQGRKIHAIEVKPNFKSDIISHTKLLNSKPCFVLNHRHHANEISATNSAYSMLKQLLTTEQGKKYRSALNIALMPFENADGAAVHYELMQDNPEWKLHVSRYNSVGKEIANDYFNNDSPYGECHALPSLYCKWIPDAFVDNHGVPSHEWDQQFAGYVAPWFRGFWLPRALFYGYFWQINNQEFVEHRAISEQVAIEVAKGLNEDHDITELNKDWQNRFVKYANQWLPKLFPADYRENLIYYWIPFNKDKKARHFAARFPEYTVLDWTTEVSDETAQGEYLEQCSRALVISDFATMKVLSEIPIEFNKHLISNKSKVKRSNIRKRPIKF; this is encoded by the coding sequence ATGAATAGTTTAGAGCAACTTTTTACTACAAATGGAGTTCTAATAGACAAAAATGAGGATAACATTGCAGAGGGTTTAAAGGGTGTAATTTATATACCTAGTAAAGTAAACTACCAGTTGTCAGCATTTATAATAGAGTTGAGTGCTCGTTTAGGATACGAGTCAGTAGCTCTTGATTATCCAATAGTTAAAGTGTATGGTGATAACCTTCCTACCGAAATTAAAGAGGGTAGCATAATAGTAACTTCAAATGTTAACTTAAACGCCGATACTGCCTTAATTGAGCAACGTAATAATAACGTTATTATTTCAGCCAACTCTCAAACTGCATGGTCTTGTTTAAGACACTTTGTATGCGGTTTATTTCCTAATATAAACTCAAAATATTCCTTAATCCAGTTACTACAAGATATTAAAAGTGAGCTTAAGACAACTGCTTATATAGAGAGTATTACCTTTAATGCTGCTAGTAACACAATATCATTAATAAAATTGGGTAGTTATTTAAATGAAAGTAACGACCTAATATTAACAGTGCCAAATATTATTGAGTCAATCTGTTTAAATGAAACCGAGCTTAACTTGAATTTTACTCTAAACCCAGCTAGTCAACTTCCAGAAGAAGATCAATACAACACAAATCAAATAAAACTAGATAACCCCTTTAGTAATCACTACATCTCTAAAAAAGCAAAAACACTACCAGCAAAATATAGTGCTCCCGTTATAGTATTAAACGAGATGCCATGTATAGATGAAACGATAGCTTTTGCTAATTTAGCAGCTAGGTTTGCCTTAGAGTCAACTGAACTAGTTACTCCATTAGTTTGTTTAAAAGAAGAACTAAAAATGGGTCAAAATGTTCTGAAAATAAAAATTGAAGAGGGTTATAAACATGCCAAATTTAGTATTTATGATAGAACTTTAATTGTTGAAGGTTCTACTAAAAATATACACCAAGCCGTTAAAGAAATATTTATTAACTATCCTAAGTTAAGCGATAGTGCAATTTATGCGGATTTAACAGACTGGATTTCTAAGGCCTTAAAAGGTGAATCAGCCTTTGGGGAAGTGTTGAGGATACTACAACATGCTAAATATACCGAAGACAATTTAACTGCTTATGTAAATATAGGTCCACTAGATGATAATTTAAAAAAATATAAAAAAGCATTGGCACAAGAAAAAGTGAAATTGCACTCTATGCGCGAGCCACGAGAGGTAATGAGCTGGCAATGTGAGCCTAAATGGGAGGTTACAAGAGCTAAAGAATTATTAGCTGAAAAGCTATATCCTAATTTAAAGGCAAAAGATAAAGTAGAAATAAGGCTATTAGTAAGTGAAGAAAAAACAATAAGAGATAATGTAAAACATCAAGTTATGGCAGATTTAAGAGATTTAGGTGTAAATATAAGTTCAGTTAAGGTAAACAGAGCCTATAAACAAGGCATGTGCTGGATACTTGAAGAAGTTTTGCCTGATATTAAACAAAATAATCTGCATCTTGATATAGCTAAACTTAAAATAGGATTTAAACCATTTTTACCATGTAATAAAACAGAGTGGACTAACGAAGAGGGGGCAACTCCAACTCTTACTCCTGAGCGTAGCGATGACCCAAACAAATACTTTGATTTGCCCACGAGGTTATTACAAGAGCTGTACCCTATAGACGATATTTTGTCATTAGAGCTAGCCTTAAGTCGCGAAAAAATAGAATTTTATGCTCTAGAGCAAGTTGAACATGACTACAAAATTGATTTTTATAATGAATATAATGAACTTATTTACACAGACTCAACAGATGTAAAGTTTAATGAAAGAGCCTATTTAGATGCGTGGCCAGCAATTGGTAAAGTGCACCCCAACACAGGCTGGGTATTGGCGAAAGTAAACGATGAAATAGTTATAGATGAGCGACTAGAAACAGACCTTGAGAAGTTATGGGATATTTATCAAAACAACATATTGCATGACGTTAGACAGTATGTTGAAATAGAGTGTCATAATGATATAACAGCCCAAAAACAACCTTTTTTTAGGGAGCTTAATTTAGAAATAACAGTAAGCGATATAGATTACAAATTACCAATACGTAAAGACTTAATATCTACCTTAGATGCCTTGCATGAAGACATATACTTTGTAGGACTAGACTTTTTCCGAACCTTAGGTTTGCGTAGTAGTGGCCAAAAAATTAGTGAACCAGGCTTAATTCTTCCTAAAATAAACAAGGTATTAGGACAAGGACCAAAACTAAAAGCTACTTTGTTTGCCGAAAAGCAAAAAAAAGCCTGCGTTTTTACCGATAACCAACATCTTGAGTTAGTTAAAACCAAAAACATAGATTTAGCACTTCAATCTATTGAATATACAACCGAAGGAATAAACCTAGAGTACGATGTTGATGGCAATATCGCAGTATTAGAAAACATCTTAGATAATTGGCTTTATTTAGCCCAGCCTGGAGACCCTTTAATACCTGTAGAGTTAGCTAATAAATTAAATTATGTGCGTATTAACTACCGAAATGATGATTTTATGAATAAGCAGTGGAGTTTATGCTTAGCCAACTTAAACCTAACTAAACATAAACCTCTGGAGATAGAGAATATTAATATTCCGTTGCAAGAGGTTATTGGAGTAGAACAAAATAACAGAATACTAAGTGAGTTAGAGCGTGTACCAGACTTAACAGTGTATGAAATAAGTAAGTCATATCAGGGTAGAAAAATACATGCAATAGAAGTAAAGCCTAATTTTAAATCAGATATAATATCTCATACTAAATTACTTAATAGTAAGCCCTGTTTTGTTTTAAATCATAGACATCATGCTAACGAAATATCGGCCACAAACTCAGCCTATAGCATGTTAAAACAGCTATTAACAACTGAACAAGGTAAAAAATATCGTAGCGCACTCAATATAGCTTTAATGCCATTTGAAAACGCCGACGGTGCCGCAGTTCATTACGAATTAATGCAAGATAACCCTGAGTGGAAACTACACGTATCACGCTACAACTCCGTGGGCAAAGAAATAGCCAACGATTACTTTAACAATGATTCACCCTATGGAGAGTGCCACGCTTTACCGTCACTTTATTGTAAGTGGATACCAGATGCCTTTGTAGATAACCATGGTGTGCCATCACATGAATGGGATCAACAATTTGCCGGATATGTAGCCCCTTGGTTTAGAGGATTTTGGCTACCAAGAGCCTTATTTTACGGCTATTTTTGGCAAATAAATAATCAAGAGTTTGTAGAACATAGAGCTATAAGTGAGCAGGTAGCTATTGAGGTTGCCAAAGGATTAAATGAAGACCACGATATAACAGAGCTTAATAAAGACTGGCAGAATAGATTTGTAAAGTATGCAAATCAATGGCTTCCAAAACTATTTCCGGCAGACTATCGTGAAAACCTTATATACTACTGGATACCGTTTAACAAAGACAAAAAAGCGCGTCACTTTGCAGCAAGGTTTCCAGAGTATACTGTATTAGATTGGACTACCGAGGTATCTGATGAAACAGCCCAAGGTGAATACCTAGAGCAATGTAGCAGGGCCTTAGTTATTTCAGATTTTGCTACAATGAAGGTCTTAAGCGAAATACCAATAGAGTTTAATAAACATCTAATATCAAATAAAAGCAAAGTTAAAAGAAGTAATATACGAAAAAGACCAATAAAGTTTTAG
- a CDS encoding MerR family transcriptional regulator, which produces MLNIGNFSKLTHVSVRMLRYYDEHGLLKPDHIDKYSGYRMYSVKQVPDLQKIVLLRDLNFSVSDISKLIKNWNDKFIIEQLNNKIYETEQIIETEKERVNKIKAAINDIHKNQIDMHYNVTIKSIPKYNIISLRRKIPDYLYEGELWCELTDFINKEHINIEKHSYNNIAIYHDEGHMDAYVDVEVAFIVKKLSKNRDSFVFRELEGIDKMACMMVYGSYEKLAVAYQSFIYWLDEHSQYKMKGLSRQISIIGEANASDPNNYLTEIQIPVQIVSHLT; this is translated from the coding sequence ATGCTTAATATAGGTAATTTTTCGAAACTAACACATGTTTCAGTTCGTATGTTACGTTACTACGATGAACATGGATTGTTAAAACCTGATCATATAGATAAATATTCTGGCTATCGTATGTATTCTGTTAAGCAGGTACCTGATTTACAGAAAATAGTACTATTACGTGATTTAAATTTTTCTGTTTCTGATATAAGTAAATTGATTAAAAATTGGAATGATAAATTTATTATTGAACAATTAAATAATAAAATTTATGAAACAGAACAGATTATAGAAACAGAAAAAGAAAGAGTTAATAAAATCAAAGCCGCAATAAATGATATACACAAAAATCAAATTGATATGCATTACAATGTTACAATAAAATCTATACCCAAGTATAATATCATTTCATTACGTAGAAAAATTCCAGATTACTTGTATGAGGGAGAATTATGGTGTGAACTGACAGATTTTATAAATAAAGAACATATTAATATTGAAAAACATAGTTATAACAATATCGCAATATATCATGATGAAGGACATATGGATGCTTATGTTGATGTTGAAGTAGCCTTTATTGTAAAAAAACTTTCAAAGAATAGAGATAGTTTTGTATTCAGAGAACTAGAGGGTATTGATAAAATGGCTTGCATGATGGTATATGGCTCTTACGAAAAATTGGCGGTTGCTTACCAGAGCTTTATCTATTGGTTAGATGAACATAGCCAATATAAAATGAAAGGACTAAGCAGACAAATTAGTATAATAGGTGAAGCAAATGCTTCAGATCCAAATAATTACTTGACGGAAATTCAAATTCCAGTACAAATAGTATCACATTTGACCTGA